The Fragaria vesca subsp. vesca linkage group LG2, FraVesHawaii_1.0, whole genome shotgun sequence genome includes a window with the following:
- the LOC101296248 gene encoding E3 ubiquitin-protein ligase PRT1-like, giving the protein MENHHISDADREPEDFSERFLCCVCLDLLYKPIVLSCGHITCFWCVHRSMNGKHKSHCPLCRHPYHHFPAICQLLHCLLLKLYPVASKRRESQTLEEEAETGVFSPQLDVQAWSSQANQESNVLGYSISKELTANMETTGSVSYDQNDGTAVSRPADGGDYEGKENVTDHVKNSLLSHQQSGSSKQISVADVLCAACKDLVFRPVVLNCGHVYCESCMSTQMNRSLDVKFVQVSIQLDVQKFVWNCTTFWSNSFPKNLHIEEMMYSLSMLIQLHVKAKAKAVKKQRGHHRGHITQELAAIIVECVQ; this is encoded by the exons ATGGAGAATCATCACATTTCCGACGCCGACCGCGAGCCGGAGGATTTCTCTGAGCGCTTCCTCTGCTGCGTCTGCCT GGATCTTCTGTACAAGCCTATAGTGCTCT CGTGTGGCCACATTACGTGTTTCTGGTGCGTGCATCGATCCATGAATGGTAAACATAAATCTCATTGCCCGCTCTGTAGGCATCCCTATCATCACTTTCCGGCTATCTGTCAATTGCTTCATTGTTTACTGCTCAAGCTGTATCCTGTTGCCTCTAAGAGACGCGAATCGCAAACTTTAG AAGAAGAGGCGGAAACTGGCGTCTTCTCACCACAGCTGGATGTTCAAGCTTGGAGCTCACAAGCTAATCAAGAATCGAATGTTCTGGGGTACTCTATTAGCAAAGAGTTGACTGCAAATATGGAGACAACAGGTTCTGTTTCATATGATCAGAACGATGGGACAGCTGTCTCTAGGCCAGCTGATGGTGGAGACTATGAGGGAAAGGAGAATGTTACTGATCATGTGAAGAACTCCCTGTTAAGTCATCAGCAGAGTGGAAGCTCCAAGCAGATTTCAGTTGCAGATGTGCTATGTGCTGCATGCAAAGATCTAGTGTTTCGTCCTGTGGTTCTCAACTGTGGCCATG TATATTGTGAAAGTTGTATGTCAACCCAGATGAACAGAAGCTTAGATGTCAAGTTTGTCCAAGTTTCCATCCAACTGGATGTCCAAAAGTTTGTTTGGAACTGCACAACTTTTTGGTCGAACAGTTTCCCAAAGAACTTGCACATAGAAGAGATGATGTACAGCTTAAGCATGTTAATCCAACTGCAT GTGAAAGCAAAAGCAAAAGCAGTAAAGAAGCAGAGAGGCCATCACCGTGGTCATATCACTCAGGAGTTGGCTGCGATTATTGTGGA ATGTGTCCAATAA
- the LOC101296916 gene encoding uncharacterized protein LOC101296916, which yields MAQSNWEADKMLDVYIHDYLLKRKLTASANTFMNEGKVATDPVAIDAPGGFLFEWWSVFWDIFIARTNEKHSEAAAAYIEAQQIKTREQQQLQMQQMQILQQRNAQLQRRDPSALNAMNSEGVMGQPSASVLAMKMYEERMKHPHSMDSEASPGLTDTNRIALLKSATNAQGQLTQNNSGNMSAALQQMQARNPLTTDIKSEVNLGATQRSLPMDPSSIYGQAIIQSKSGFGGAGLNQGVTGLPLKGWPLTGIDQLRPNLGVQVQKSNFQTQNQFLLAPQQQQVLAQAQIQAQNSLGNSTSYGDMDPRRFSGLPRSGMNAKDGQSPMQSSSPKIKMPQMQQSSSQQHDQLQQQPLQQNNRKRKQHSSSGPANSNNTGNTVGRSPGSPASTHTPGDGINTASSLQRVNNIPKSMMMYGEGAGGLPSSSHLLEDMERFGDVGTLEDNVESFLSPDGADGRDLYGTLKQSPSEQRKESSKGFTFGEVGCIRTRSSKVTCCHFSSDGKLLASAGHDKKVVLWNMDTLQTESTPEEHKLVITDVRFRPNSTQLATSSVDKTVRLWDAANPNFCLQAYTGHNSPVMSLDFNPKKTDLFCFCDSDNEIRYWNINPFSCARISKGATAQVRFQPRIGQLLAAASDKVVSIFDVETDRQIHSFQGHSEMVNYICWDANGDYVASVSQSLVKIWSSASGQCIQELGSNGNQFHSCVFHPSYSTLLVIGGISSLELWNMAENKSMTIPAHENIISALAQSPDTGMVASASHDSSVKLWK from the exons ATGGCGCAGAGTAATTGGGAAGCGGATAAGAT GCTTGATGTCTATATTCATGATTATTTGTTGAAAAGGAAATTGACTGCTTCTGCAAATACATTTATGAACGAAGGGAAGGTTGCTACAGATCCAGTAG CAATTGATGCACCGGGTGGATTCCTCTTTGAATGGTGGTCTGTATTCTGGGACATATTCATTGCACGGACAAATGAGAAGCACTCAGAGGCTGCTGCAGCTTACATTGAG GCACAACAAATTAAGACAAGGGAGCAACAACAGTTGCAAATGCAGCAGATGCAGATATTACAGCAGCGCAATGCTCAACTACAGCGTAGAGATCCTAGTGCTTTAAATGCTATGAACTCTGAAGGGGTAATGGGGCAACCTTCAGCTAGTGTGCTGGCGATGAAAATGTATGAAGAACGCATGAAACACCCTCACTCGATGGATTCTGAAGCATCCCCAGGTCTTACTGATACCAATAGGATTGCCCTTCTCAAATCAGCTACAAATGCACAAGG CCAGTTGACACAAAACAATTCTGGAAACATGTCTGCTGCTTTGCAGCAAATGCAAGCACGCAATCCTTTGACCACT GACATCAAAAGTGAAGTTAACTTAGGTGCAACTCAGAGAAGTTTGCCTATGGATCCTTCATCAATTTATGGACAAGCAATTATACAGTCGAAATCCGGTTTTGGTGGTGCAG GATTGAATCAAGGTGTTACAGGTCTTCCTTTGAAGGGTTGGCCTCTTACT GGAATCGACCAATTACGTCCAAACTTGGGAGTACAAGTACAGAAGTCAAATTTTCAGACCCAAAATCAATTCCTTTTAGCACCTCAACAACAACAAGTCTTGGCACAAGCCCAGATTCAGGCACAAAACAGCCTTGGAAATTCAACAAGCTATGGAGATATGGATCCTCGTAGGTTTTCTGGATTACCTAGGAGTGGCATGAATGCAAAAGATGGTCAATCTCCAATGCAATCAAGTTCACCAAAG ATTAAAATGCCTCAGATGCAACAGTCTTCCTCCCAACAACACGACCAATTGCAGCAGCAGCCATTACAACAG AATAACAGAAAAAGGAAACAACACTCTTCTTCTGGACCTGCCAACAGCAACAACACAGGGAATACTGTGGGCCGTTCACCTGGTTCTCCAGCATCAACTCACACACCAGGTGATGGAATTAACACAGCGAGTAGTCTGCAGCGTGTTAACAACATTCCCAAAAGCATGATGATGTATGGCGAAGGAGCAGGAGGTCTTCCTTCGTCTTCCCATTTATTG GAAGATATGGAACGATTTGGAGATGTTGGTACCTTAGAAGATAATGTGGAATCGTTTTTGTCACCTGATGGGGCCGACGGGAGAGATCTATATGGGACACTGAAGCAGAGTCCTAGTGAGCAACGAAAGGAGTCTTCTAAAG GTTTTACCTTTGGTGAAGTTGGTTGCATAAGGACCAGAAGCAGCAAAGTTACCTGCTGTCACTTTTCTTCAGATGGGAAGTTGCTGGCTAGCGCTGGACATGACAAAAAG GTTGTCCTCTGGAACATGGATACCCTGCAGACAGAAAGCACTCCAGAAGAACACAAGTTGGTCATTACAGATGTTCGCTTTAGACCAAATTCAACTCAGCTGGCAACATCTTCAGTTGACAAAACTGTGCGATTATGGGATGCAGCCAAT CCAAACTTTTGTTTGCAAGCATATACAGGACATAACTCACCTGTTATGTCCCTTGACTTCAACCCTAAGAAGACGGATTTATTTTGTTTCTGTGATAGTGACAATGAAATTCGTTACTGGAATATTAATCCATTCTCCTGTGCTCGTATTTCGAAG GGAGCTACTGCACAAGTTAGGTTTCAACCAAGAATTGGACAACTACTGGCAGCAGCATCAGATAAAGTTGTTTCCATCTTTGATGTTGAAACTGACAGGCAAATACACTCATTCCAG GGGCACTCTGAAATGGTAAACTACATTTGTTGGGATGCAAATGGAGATTATGTGGCATCTGTCAGTCAAAGTTTGGTGAAAATTTGGTCGTCAGCTTCAGGACAGTGTATTCAGGAGCTTGGCTCTAATGGGAACCAGTTCCACTCGTGCGTTTTTCATCCAAGTTATTCAACTCTCTTGGTCATTGGAGGAATCTCG TCCTTGGAGCTGTGGAACATGGCAGAGAATAAGAGCATGACTATTCCAGCACATGAGAATATAATCTCAGCTCTGGCTCAATCACCTGACACCGGAATGGTTGCATCTGCAAGTCATGATAGCTCCGTCAAGTTATGGAAGTAA